From the Sanguibacter sp. HDW7 genome, the window GACACCCGAGGAGGACCTCGTGCTCGAGAAGGAGCTGCTCGCGGACCCCAAGGAGCGTTCGGAGCACGTCATGCTCGTCGATCTCTCGCGCAACGACCTCGTCAAGGTGTGCGAGCCGACGTCGGTCGAGGTCGTCGAGCTCATGGCGGTCCGGCGCTTCAGCCACATCATGCACATCTGCTCGACGGTCGTCGGTCGCCTGCGCGAGGGCGCGACGGCCCTGCAGGCGTTCATGGCGACGTTCCCGGCCGGTACCCTCTCGGGCGCTCCCAAGCCGCGCGCGATCGCGCTCATCGACGAGCTCGAGCCGGCGGCGCGCGGCGTCTACGGCGGCTGCGTCGGCTACCTCGACCTCGCGGGCAACATGGACATGGCGATCGCGATCCGTACGGCCGTCGTGCGCGACGGCCGCGCGAGCGTGCAGGCGGGCGCGGGGATCGTCGCGGACTCGGTCCCGGCGACGGAGTACGAGGAGACGCGGTCGAAGGCGGCCGCCGCCGTCCGCGCGGTCCAGCTCGCGTCGCGTCTCGTGCCGGTGCGTCGTGGCTGAGCGCGTGCGTGGTGCGTCGCGGCGCACGACGGTGCTGGCGTCGGTTCTGCTCGGCACCGGCCTCCTCGCGGTGTCGGCCCCGGTGTGGGTGTCGGCGGTAGGAACGAGTGCGCTGTCGTCGTCGGTCGCGGTGACGGTGACGGGTGGGACGGCTGCACCGGGCGTGCAGGCTGCGGGCCTCGTGCTGCTCGCTGCGGCCGCCGCGTCACTGCTCGTCGGACGCCTGGGCGGCTGGGTCGTCGCGGGTGTCGTCGCGCTGGGCGGCGTCGTCGCGCTCGCCTCGTCGCTCCCGGTGCTCTTGTCACCGGCAGGTGTCGCGCGTGCGGCCGCGTCGAGCGCCACGGGGGTCGACGTCCTCGTCGGGGAGCCGCAGGTCGCCGCGGTCGCGTGGGCGGCGCCGTCGCTCGGCGCGCTCGCGCTCGTGCTCGCGGCGGCTGCGGCTGCCGGCACGCGCGACTGGCGCACGGGCTCGCGTCGC encodes:
- a CDS encoding Trp biosynthesis-associated membrane protein; amino-acid sequence: MAERVRGASRRTTVLASVLLGTGLLAVSAPVWVSAVGTSALSSSVAVTVTGGTAAPGVQAAGLVLLAAAAASLLVGRLGGWVVAGVVALGGVVALASSLPVLLSPAGVARAAASSATGVDVLVGEPQVAAVAWAAPSLGALALVLAAAAAAGTRDWRTGSRRHERGTPSRETVPAVAGNAPDLADLWDAPEDDGHEADASEDDGHEAADGSTHSRP